The following proteins are co-located in the Streptomyces bottropensis ATCC 25435 genome:
- a CDS encoding aminotransferase class I/II-fold pyridoxal phosphate-dependent enzyme translates to MRFDEFQDFRQRQLSASTSLLDAAETNVYGALAPLRPETPTDARTVHRCDLARAWLRRFELPEEWSGRAMVCRGVRHGLGTVFRGLRAERARLWLPSDVYPVYFELAHAAGLVPEAYPTLPAPALPQAPADHRPAYLLLANPTKPLGRYLSDAECAAVISWLRESPRRRVLIDSVYDLGAPFASGTRRLLDTGRAVLLHSVTKGWLWPRTFGVVLLGPEQAGWAEAFRADPPAAAQLRLADRLLTEHSGVPGQVVDELAARAERLFEQLPDEVLGAIPTASRTSPGNYFFPVDIPSETLRRECGVLAMPASVFGANNWPGSILTSLADTFGPTPTVARRNH, encoded by the coding sequence ATGAGGTTCGACGAGTTCCAGGACTTCCGGCAGCGGCAACTCAGCGCTTCCACGTCACTTCTGGACGCCGCCGAGACCAACGTGTACGGGGCGCTCGCTCCGCTGCGACCGGAAACGCCGACCGACGCGCGTACGGTGCACCGCTGCGATCTCGCCCGTGCCTGGCTGCGGCGCTTCGAGCTGCCGGAAGAGTGGTCCGGCCGCGCCATGGTCTGCCGAGGGGTTCGCCACGGGCTCGGTACGGTCTTCCGGGGACTGCGCGCCGAGCGAGCGCGGTTGTGGCTGCCCAGCGACGTGTACCCGGTCTATTTCGAGCTGGCCCACGCCGCGGGCCTGGTGCCCGAGGCGTACCCGACACTGCCGGCGCCGGCCCTGCCGCAGGCGCCGGCGGACCACCGGCCCGCATACCTGCTCCTCGCCAACCCCACCAAGCCGCTCGGCCGATACCTGTCCGATGCCGAATGCGCCGCGGTGATCTCGTGGTTGCGGGAGTCACCTCGCCGCCGCGTGCTGATCGACAGCGTCTACGACCTCGGGGCCCCGTTCGCCTCCGGCACACGGCGACTGCTGGACACCGGCCGTGCGGTCCTGCTGCATTCGGTCACCAAGGGATGGCTGTGGCCACGCACGTTCGGCGTGGTCCTGCTGGGGCCGGAGCAAGCCGGATGGGCCGAAGCGTTCCGGGCGGACCCGCCGGCAGCGGCACAGCTGAGGCTCGCCGACCGCTTGCTGACCGAGCACAGCGGAGTACCCGGCCAGGTCGTCGACGAACTGGCCGCACGAGCTGAGCGCCTGTTCGAACAGCTGCCGGACGAAGTGCTCGGCGCGATCCCCACCGCGAGCCGTACCTCCCCCGGCAACTACTTCTTCCCGGTCGACATCCCATCGGAAACGCTCCGACGCGAGTGCGGCGTACTCGCCATGCCGGCCAGCGTGTTCGGAGCGAACAACTGGCCGGGCTCCATCCTGACCAGCCTTGCCGACACCTTCGGCCCGACGCCGACGGTGGCACGCCGAAACCACTGA
- a CDS encoding MOSC domain-containing protein, giving the protein MGGTIAAVSSNGTYSFSKPNRESITLLAGFGVEGDVHSGATVKHRFRMRKDPAQPNLRQVHLLHEELFEEVRRAGFEVSAGELGENVTTRGVDLLALPRGTRLRLGETAVVEVTGLRNPCAQIDGFRKGLMKQVVGRDEHGRPRFRSGIMGIVVTGGVVHPGDPVDIGLPAGPHQELDIV; this is encoded by the coding sequence ATGGGTGGGACGATCGCTGCGGTCAGCAGCAACGGAACGTATTCATTCAGCAAGCCGAACCGGGAGAGCATCACCTTGCTCGCCGGGTTCGGGGTGGAGGGGGATGTTCACAGCGGGGCGACGGTGAAGCACCGTTTCCGGATGAGGAAGGACCCTGCCCAGCCCAATCTCCGGCAGGTGCACCTCCTGCACGAGGAACTGTTCGAGGAGGTGCGGCGGGCCGGGTTCGAGGTGTCGGCGGGGGAACTCGGGGAGAATGTCACCACGCGGGGGGTCGACCTGCTCGCGCTGCCCCGGGGGACGCGGCTGCGGCTCGGGGAGACCGCCGTCGTCGAGGTGACCGGGCTGCGCAATCCCTGCGCGCAGATCGACGGATTCCGGAAGGGTCTGATGAAACAGGTCGTGGGACGGGACGAGCACGGCCGGCCCCGGTTCCGGTCCGGGATCATGGGCATCGTGGTGACGGGCGGCGTGGTGCACCCCGGGGACCCGGTGGACATCGGCCTGCCGGCCGGCCCGCACCAGGAGCTGGACATCGTCTGA
- the hppD gene encoding 4-hydroxyphenylpyruvate dioxygenase produces the protein MSIEQTLTSQERLAELDLEQLKQLVGLVEYDAEGDPFPVTGWDAVVWSVGNATQAALYFQTVFGMELVAYSGPETGNRDHHAFVLRSGAIRFVLKGGVSPDSPLLDHHRRHGDGVIDIALEVPDVDRCVAHARKQGATVLEEPHDTTDEHGTVRTAAIATYGETRHTLVDRSRYTGPYLPGYVARSSGYVKPEGEPKRIFQALDHVVGNVELGNMDEWVDFYNRVMGFTNMAEFIGDDIATEYSALMSKVVASGNHRVKFPLNEPAIAKKRSQIDEYLDFYRGPGAQHLALATNDIIRTVDVLRSKGIEFLATPASYYTDPELRARIGNVRVPIEELASRGILVDRDEDGYLLQIFTKPIGDRPTVFFEFIERHGSLGFGKGNFQALFEAIEREQERRGNF, from the coding sequence ATGAGCATCGAGCAGACCCTCACTAGCCAGGAGCGGCTGGCGGAGCTCGACCTTGAGCAGCTCAAGCAGCTGGTCGGACTCGTGGAGTACGACGCCGAGGGCGACCCCTTCCCGGTGACGGGGTGGGACGCGGTGGTCTGGTCGGTGGGCAACGCGACGCAGGCGGCGCTGTACTTCCAGACGGTCTTCGGGATGGAGCTGGTCGCCTACTCCGGTCCGGAGACCGGCAACCGTGACCACCACGCGTTCGTGCTCCGCTCCGGAGCGATCCGGTTCGTGCTCAAGGGCGGCGTCAGCCCGGACAGCCCGCTGCTCGACCACCACCGCCGGCACGGCGACGGCGTGATCGACATCGCCCTCGAAGTACCCGACGTCGACAGGTGCGTCGCGCACGCCCGCAAGCAGGGCGCGACCGTGCTGGAGGAACCGCACGACACCACCGACGAACACGGCACCGTCCGCACCGCGGCCATCGCGACCTACGGCGAGACCCGCCACACCCTGGTGGACCGCTCCCGTTACACCGGCCCCTATCTGCCCGGGTACGTGGCCCGCAGCTCCGGATACGTGAAGCCGGAGGGCGAGCCCAAGCGCATTTTCCAGGCACTCGACCACGTCGTGGGCAACGTGGAACTCGGCAACATGGACGAGTGGGTCGACTTCTACAACCGTGTCATGGGCTTCACCAACATGGCCGAGTTCATCGGCGACGACATCGCCACCGAGTACTCGGCGCTCATGAGCAAGGTCGTCGCCAGTGGCAACCACCGGGTGAAGTTCCCCCTCAACGAGCCGGCGATCGCGAAGAAGCGTTCGCAGATCGACGAGTACCTCGACTTCTACCGCGGCCCCGGCGCCCAGCACCTCGCCCTCGCCACCAACGACATCATCAGGACCGTCGACGTGCTGCGGTCCAAGGGCATCGAGTTCCTCGCCACGCCGGCCAGTTACTACACCGACCCGGAACTGCGCGCCCGGATCGGCAACGTGCGTGTGCCCATCGAGGAACTGGCCTCCCGCGGCATCCTCGTCGACCGCGACGAGGACGGCTACCTGCTGCAGATCTTCACCAAGCCGATCGGCGACCGGCCCACGGTGTTCTTCGAGTTCATCGAGCGCCACGGCTCTCTCGGCTTCGGCAAGGGCAACTTCCAGGCGCTGTTCGAGGCGATCGAGCGCGAGCAGGAGAGGCGCGGCAACTTCTAG
- a CDS encoding glycoside hydrolase family 25 protein yields the protein MLRGIDVSAYQSSSYDTDGYSFVFIKATEGRSYINPKLAAQTKHARDAGLVVGFYHFLWPGNLTAQAEYFVRHAPEKEGDILAVDWETTGEGTHASNAEKDQFIRKVKRLRPNNRVVLYANRHYWLTLDTTSYAGDGLWIADYVSAGRPRIKAKWRFHQYTDDPLDKNVADFASRTALRTWAANA from the coding sequence ATGCTCCGTGGCATCGATGTCAGCGCCTACCAGTCCTCGTCCTACGACACGGACGGATACTCCTTCGTCTTCATCAAGGCGACGGAGGGCCGCTCCTACATCAACCCGAAACTCGCGGCCCAGACCAAGCACGCCCGTGACGCCGGCCTGGTCGTCGGCTTCTACCACTTCCTGTGGCCCGGGAACCTCACCGCCCAGGCCGAGTACTTCGTCAGACACGCCCCCGAGAAGGAGGGCGACATCCTCGCCGTGGACTGGGAGACCACCGGCGAGGGCACGCACGCGTCGAACGCGGAGAAGGACCAGTTCATCCGCAAGGTCAAGCGGCTGCGCCCGAACAACCGGGTCGTGCTGTACGCGAACCGGCACTACTGGCTGACGCTCGACACGACGTCGTACGCCGGTGACGGCCTCTGGATCGCCGACTACGTCTCGGCGGGCAGGCCCCGCATCAAGGCCAAGTGGCGCTTCCACCAGTACACCGACGACCCGCTGGACAAGAACGTCGCCGACTTCGCGAGTAGGACGGCGCTGCGCACATGGGCCGCGAACGCCTGA
- a CDS encoding radical SAM protein: MNQSDQRFHVIVLSNFAKGFDKYAYAYGKAGIPESTYPDRFHLLTRAELGIGIGKATRLLDRLAIPGDRLLVLETMVDPDTLVPNVSTGLGMELHEARIRLSAVHELDQPGDEVTLRPTTVEDAMAASLHLHGSALRHYADTRPRSVSVLPVASACQARCSFCFSAASISSDQAPARVPWDAVTQWLERARAAGAERAVITGGGEPTLIPFEQQLRLVTACSAAFPKVVLITNAHTLAKGEHADRTGRLAALSGAGLSVLAVSRHHQDDAVSERLMMLRTPVSAVIDTWRAERDRWPGLRMRLICVLQHGGVADAAGVADYLSWAAGLGVEEVCFKELYVSTSTESLYFDRAANVWSREHQVSLSVVTRFAERHGFALADRLPWGAPVYHGSWDGRPMRIAAYTEPSLLWERTSGIARSWNVMADGRCYASLEDRASEIVTEGAAA; encoded by the coding sequence ATGAACCAGAGTGACCAGCGCTTCCACGTCATCGTGCTGTCGAACTTCGCGAAGGGCTTCGACAAGTACGCCTACGCGTACGGCAAGGCCGGAATTCCGGAAAGCACCTATCCCGACCGGTTCCACCTGCTGACCCGCGCGGAGTTGGGAATCGGCATCGGCAAGGCGACACGTTTGCTGGACCGTCTGGCCATCCCCGGCGACCGGCTGTTGGTGCTGGAAACGATGGTGGACCCCGACACGCTGGTGCCCAACGTGTCGACCGGTCTCGGCATGGAACTGCACGAGGCACGCATCCGGTTGTCGGCAGTCCATGAACTCGACCAGCCGGGCGACGAGGTCACTCTGCGCCCTACGACCGTCGAGGACGCCATGGCGGCCTCCCTGCACCTGCACGGATCGGCACTGCGTCACTACGCCGACACACGGCCGCGCTCGGTCTCGGTTCTGCCGGTGGCCTCCGCCTGCCAGGCGCGGTGCTCGTTCTGCTTCTCCGCAGCCTCGATCTCCAGCGACCAGGCGCCGGCACGGGTGCCGTGGGACGCGGTCACCCAGTGGCTGGAGCGTGCCCGCGCGGCGGGGGCCGAGCGTGCGGTGATCACCGGCGGCGGGGAACCCACGCTCATACCCTTCGAACAGCAGCTGCGACTGGTGACCGCCTGCTCGGCGGCCTTCCCGAAGGTCGTCCTGATCACCAACGCGCACACCCTGGCGAAAGGCGAGCACGCTGACCGGACCGGCCGCCTCGCAGCCCTGAGCGGCGCGGGCCTGAGCGTGCTGGCGGTCTCCCGGCATCATCAGGACGACGCCGTCAGCGAGCGGCTGATGATGCTGCGCACCCCGGTGAGCGCGGTGATCGACACCTGGCGCGCGGAACGTGACCGCTGGCCGGGGCTGCGGATGAGGCTGATCTGCGTGCTCCAGCACGGCGGCGTCGCCGACGCGGCCGGGGTCGCCGACTACCTGTCGTGGGCCGCGGGTCTCGGCGTCGAGGAAGTCTGCTTCAAAGAGCTCTACGTATCCACCAGCACCGAGTCGCTCTACTTCGACCGTGCCGCCAATGTCTGGAGCCGAGAACACCAGGTGTCGCTGTCCGTCGTCACCCGGTTCGCTGAGCGGCACGGCTTCGCACTGGCGGACCGCCTGCCCTGGGGCGCGCCGGTCTACCACGGCAGCTGGGACGGACGGCCGATGCGGATCGCCGCCTACACCGAGCCCAGCCTGCTCTGGGAACGCACCAGCGGGATCGCACGCAGCTGGAACGTCATGGCCGACGGACGCTGCTACGCCTCCCTGGAGGACCGGGCCAGCGAGATCGTGACGGAAGGTGCGGCTGCATGA
- a CDS encoding SDR family NAD(P)-dependent oxidoreductase, translating into MNRGAASRLDGKVVVVTGAARGQGAAEAEALTRAGAVVVATDVTQAPGCLCLDVTEPKEWAALAEKLRRRYGEVHGLVNNAGITWRARLQEVTPEDFARVHAVNVTGPLLAIQHLAPLMPPGSSIVNVGSSAGLTGHYPVAYTASKWALRGLSKAACVELGPRGIRVNTVHPGFIETEMTASAAPAFREANIRETPLARTGTVDEITPLVVFLLSDDASFITGAEIPVDGGFTAHGGAKSISDALRPASDRP; encoded by the coding sequence GTGAACCGCGGGGCCGCGAGCAGGCTGGACGGCAAGGTCGTCGTCGTCACCGGAGCCGCGCGCGGGCAGGGCGCGGCCGAGGCCGAGGCGCTGACCCGGGCGGGGGCGGTGGTCGTCGCCACCGATGTGACGCAGGCTCCGGGTTGTCTGTGCCTGGACGTCACCGAGCCGAAGGAGTGGGCGGCACTCGCCGAAAAGCTGCGTCGCAGGTACGGAGAGGTCCACGGCCTGGTCAACAACGCCGGCATCACCTGGCGCGCGCGGTTGCAGGAGGTCACGCCCGAGGACTTCGCCCGCGTCCACGCCGTCAACGTCACCGGCCCGCTCCTTGCCATCCAGCACCTGGCTCCGCTGATGCCGCCGGGCTCGTCGATCGTCAACGTCGGCTCGTCCGCCGGGCTCACCGGGCACTACCCGGTCGCCTACACGGCCAGCAAGTGGGCGCTGCGCGGCCTGTCGAAGGCGGCCTGTGTCGAGCTGGGCCCGCGGGGCATCCGCGTGAACACCGTCCACCCCGGCTTCATCGAGACCGAGATGACCGCCTCCGCCGCGCCGGCCTTCCGCGAGGCGAACATCCGTGAGACGCCGCTGGCCCGCACCGGCACCGTCGACGAGATCACCCCGCTGGTGGTCTTCCTCCTCTCCGACGACGCCTCCTTCATCACCGGCGCCGAGATCCCCGTAGACGGCGGCTTCACCGCACACGGCGGCGCCAAGTCCATCTCCGACGCCCTACGGCCGGCCTCCGACCGGCCTTAG